From one Melioribacteraceae bacterium genomic stretch:
- a CDS encoding RluA family pseudouridine synthase yields MAKIITEKILNLEITDGKRKERIDTYLANSIENSTRSRIQKLIKAELVTVNGKLVKPNYLVIPGDKIVVRIPVAPRPEFVEAEEIPLDILYEDDYLLVVNKPPGMVAHPALGNYSGTLVNALLHHTENLSKYNQAAPTRPGIVHRIDKDTSGLLIVAKDEHVHAQLAKQFAAHTLEREYWAICWGIFKDSTGEVIGNIGRSKRDRKIFTVSETDGKHAHTFYEVIEEFEFASLIKLKLKTGRTHQIRVHMSHINHPIFGDPTYGGRVIVHGSNLPKMKSRIHNLLEIMPRQALHAKTLGFYHPIKKEKILVDSELPDDMNLLIDKLRT; encoded by the coding sequence ATGGCAAAGATAATAACCGAAAAAATACTGAATCTCGAGATAACTGACGGTAAACGAAAAGAGAGGATAGATACTTACCTCGCTAATTCAATCGAAAACTCCACACGATCAAGAATTCAAAAATTAATAAAAGCCGAGCTTGTTACAGTTAATGGCAAATTAGTTAAACCGAATTATTTGGTTATCCCAGGTGATAAAATAGTTGTAAGGATTCCGGTCGCACCACGACCTGAATTTGTTGAAGCCGAAGAAATTCCTCTCGATATTTTATATGAAGATGACTATTTGCTGGTAGTTAATAAACCACCGGGAATGGTCGCACATCCTGCATTGGGTAATTATTCCGGAACACTCGTTAATGCACTTCTTCATCATACAGAAAATTTGAGTAAATACAATCAAGCTGCTCCGACTCGACCCGGGATTGTTCACCGGATTGATAAAGACACAAGTGGTTTGTTAATTGTTGCTAAGGATGAACACGTTCATGCTCAATTAGCAAAGCAGTTTGCAGCTCATACTTTGGAAAGAGAATATTGGGCGATTTGTTGGGGAATATTTAAGGATTCTACCGGTGAAGTAATAGGTAATATAGGCAGAAGCAAAAGAGATAGGAAAATATTTACGGTAAGTGAAACTGATGGGAAACATGCACACACATTTTATGAGGTTATAGAAGAATTTGAATTCGCCTCTCTGATAAAATTAAAGCTGAAAACCGGAAGGACTCATCAGATTCGTGTTCATATGTCCCACATTAATCACCCAATATTTGGGGATCCTACCTATGGCGGAAGAGTGATTGTTCATGGAAGCAATCTTCCCAAAATGAAATCTAGGATTCATAATTTGCTTGAAATTATGCCGAGACAAGCCCTTCATGCTAAAACTCTCGGATTTTATCATCCAATCAAAAAAGAAAAAATTTTAGTTGACTCTGAATTACCTGATGATATGAATTTACTCATAGACAAACTCCGAACATAA
- the lspA gene encoding signal peptidase II, which yields MRILYVSLFILITDQISKLAVKGFNIPFLNLKHEGMNLGESFSVIGDFFRITFVENPGMAFGINVGVNSKLLLSLFSFIASIGLIYYIYKIKNESYVNRLSLALILGGALGNFIDRAFYGVFYDYAPLMYGRVVDFFQVEFWDFTIFGKTYETWPIFNVADASVTVGVILMLIFHGRIYDEKDKSETDETKVDLAEEENLDGKDNNRKNTESRDN from the coding sequence TTGAGGATATTATACGTTTCATTGTTCATTTTGATTACTGATCAAATATCCAAACTTGCAGTAAAGGGATTCAATATTCCATTCTTGAATCTTAAGCATGAAGGGATGAATCTGGGCGAAAGTTTTTCCGTTATTGGTGATTTCTTCCGAATTACTTTTGTTGAAAATCCCGGAATGGCGTTTGGTATTAATGTCGGTGTAAATTCTAAATTGTTGTTATCACTATTTTCCTTTATCGCTTCAATCGGACTTATCTATTACATTTACAAAATTAAGAATGAATCTTATGTAAACCGACTATCACTTGCACTAATACTGGGCGGCGCACTCGGTAATTTTATCGATAGAGCATTCTACGGTGTTTTTTACGATTACGCTCCTTTAATGTATGGACGTGTAGTTGATTTTTTTCAAGTTGAATTTTGGGATTTCACAATTTTTGGTAAGACTTATGAAACCTGGCCGATATTTAATGTTGCCGATGCATCAGTTACGGTGGGTGTTATATTAATGCTTATTTTCCATGGACGTATTTACGATGAAAAAGATAAATCTGAAACAGATGAAACAAAAGTAGATTTGGCGGAAGAAGAAAATTTAGATGGCAAAGATAATAACCGAAAAAATACTGAATCTCGAGATAACTGA